A single genomic interval of Zingiber officinale cultivar Zhangliang chromosome 4A, Zo_v1.1, whole genome shotgun sequence harbors:
- the LOC121970911 gene encoding protein ELF4-LIKE 3-like: protein MLEMDTLVIGNGSQIEGKLLGALQRNFLQVQSILDQNRLLINEINQNHESRIPDNLSRNVGLIRELNDNIRRIVDLYGNLSVPFAYSKDADSDGKRGHKRNRPA, encoded by the coding sequence ATGTTGGAGATGGATACCTTGGTCATCGGCAATGGAAGTCAAATCGAGGGCAAACTCTTGGGGGCCTTGCAAAGGAACTTCCTCCAGGTGCAGAGCATTCTGGACCAGAACAGGCTCCTGATCAACGAGATCAACCAGAACCACGAGTCCAGAATCCCCGACAACCTCAGCCGCAACGTCGGCCTCATCCGAGAGCTCAACGACAACATCCGCCGCATAGTCGATCTCTACGGCAATCTCTCCGTCCCATTTGCCTACTCCAAGGACGCAGACTCTGATGGAAAGCGCGGCCACAAGAGGAACAGACCGGCGTAA
- the LOC121972738 gene encoding uncharacterized protein LOC121972738: MSSDDDSDFSRKGVLVPTVRPRHWQSYQKWNYVNCNYYEFDKRNIKINYILISSQIQEAWSCRVRTGINLRATALQPIIPWPGRTGQCHATGSPARSNCHAPVHAGRRWQSRKYPVTPNSISYGVWASPFFSAAPYLQPQKPPTAVAHRLRSTSPAPRIVLYLSSSQSFDSRTPSFHRKTPRPAPLACRCSKKKEANFADQLLDYIEGGPKLRKWYGAPDLPPKDGDLEDEDEDESSEIEETRDAVLVTDGESEIGQFASSFIPFSQRLSEVFVRSFVHQILSYLAGWFFFSDVARTKGVNHIVLLSQLAYYKGSGGFQAIMNSKARELADRDEKVVITAGVPYTIIRTGLLQSVPSGDHAFSFSKGDAAKGNLSKEDAAVICVEALESPPEEGLIFQVANGEEKVTDWKVKFAALIEGTGVSQ; this comes from the exons ATGTCGTCGGACGATGATAGTGATTTCTCTCGTAAAGGTGTCCTGGTGCCGACGGTGAGACCTCGCCACTGGCAATCATATCAGAAA TGGAATTATGTTAATTGCAACTACTATGAATTTGATAAAAGaaacattaaaattaattatatactAATATCGAGTCAAATTCAAGAAGCATGGTCCTGTCGAGTCCGAACCGGTATAAACCTGCGGGCCACAGCCCTTCAGCCCATAATACCCTGGCCGGGCCGGACCGGGCAGTGTCATGCAACGGGCAGCCCAGCCCGCTCTAATTGCCATGCCCCGGTACATGCGGGTCGCCGATGGCAATCTCGTAAATATCCGGTCACTCCCAACTCAATCTCTTACGGGGTTTGGGCTTCGCCCTTCTTCTCTGCCGCGCCTTATCTCCAACCTCAGAAGCCTCCAACGGCGGTCGCTCATCGTCTCCGCTCGACGTCGCCCGCACCTCGTATCGTCCTTTATCTCTCATCATCTCAATCGTTTGATTCCCGTACGCCCTCCTTCCACAGGAAAACCCCTCGGCCGGCACCGCTGGCGTGCCGCTGCTCCAAGAAGAAAGAAGCCAACTTCGCCGATCAACTCCTCGACTACATAGAAG GCGGGCCTAAGTTGAGGAAGTGGTATGGAGCGCCTGATTTGCCTCCTAAGGATGGTgatctggaggatgaggatgaggatgaatCTTCAG AGATCGAAGAAACACGCGATGCTGTGCTGGTCACTGATGGTGAAAGCGAAATTGGTCAG TTCGCTAGTTCTTTCAT ACCTTTCTCACAAAGACTCTCAGAGGTGTTTGTGCGATCATTTGTGCATCAGAT ACTCTCTTATCTTGCAGGatggttttttttttctgatgTAGCTCGAACAAAAGGTGTAAACCACATTGTTCTTCTATCTCAG TTGGCGTATTACAAAGGAAGCGGCGGATTTCAAGCAATTATGAATAGCAAAGCCAGAGAGCTGGCGGATAGAGATGAAAAGGTTGTGATAACGGCTGGTGTTCCATACACAATAATAAGAACTGGCTTGCTGCAGAGTGTTCCTAGCGGCGATCACGCTTTCAGCTTCAGCAAG GGTGATGCAGCAAAGGGAAATCTGAGTAAAGAGGATGCAGCAGTTATTTGTGTGGAGGCACTCGAGTCACCACCAGAGGAAGGTCTAATATTTCAA GTGGCAAATGGGGAAGAAAAGGTTACAGACTGGAAGGTGAAATTTGCTGCCCTTATTGAAGGCACTGGAGTATCACAATGA
- the LOC121970908 gene encoding zinc-finger homeodomain protein 8-like, which produces MEGHEGAREVHKECMRNHSLRHGAGYTVDGCCRFIPASGDRQLQCGACGCHRNFHRTDFCIAGTLPERSERRRPRARFSEEQKQRMAGCAERLGWKIPRSRARAGGEEDQVSRFCRGIGVTRQAFKVWMHNHKGSASSAPVAAAAALVASSEATARGGAAMNGGVEEVIKIGDEAMEEEAKDLD; this is translated from the coding sequence ATGGAGGGTCATGAGGGCGCGAGGGAGGTGCATAAAGAGTGCATGAGGAACCACTCGCTGAGGCACGGCGCCGGCTACACCGTGGACGGCTGCTGCAGGTTCATTCCGGCGTCCGGCGACCGCCAGCTGCAGTGCGGCGCATGCGGCTGTCACCGCAACTTCCACCGCACAGACTTCTGCATCGCCGGCACCCTGCCGGAGCGGAGTGAGAGGCGGCGGCCGCGGGCGAGGTTTTCGGAGGAGCAGAAGCAGCGCATGGCTGGCTGCGCGGAGAGGCTTGGGTGGAAGATCCCGAGGAGCCGTGCCAGGGCTGGAGGCGAGGAGGATCAGGTATCGAGGTTCTGCCGCGGGATCGGGGTGACCAGGCAGGCGTTCAAGGTGTGGATGCACAACCACAAGGGCAGCGCCAGTTCTGCTCCagtagcggcggcggcggcactgGTGGCGTCGTCGGAGGCCACCGCTCGAGGTGGAGCGGCTATGAACGGAGGAGTGGAGGAGGTGATCAAGATCGGGGACGAGGCGATGGAAGAGGAGGCAAAGGATCTTGATTGA